A DNA window from Citrobacter tructae contains the following coding sequences:
- a CDS encoding zinc-binding alcohol dehydrogenase family protein produces the protein MKAIAITRAETDGSNIAFLQDIDLPTPVAKGHDLLVEVKAISVNPVDTKVRAGFNADTPRVLGWDAVGVVKSVGEAVTLFAPGDEVWYAGALGRAGSNSEFQLVDERIVALKPQSLDNASAAALPLTAITAWEMLFDRLSVKENGNEGDVLLIVGAAGGVGSILTQLASKLTQMTIIGTASRPESQKWVREAGAHHVIDHSKPLTDELARIGIKEVTHVASLNNTEQHYQQIIAALAPQGKLALIDDPEFLDARPLKAKSISLHWEFMFTRSMFETHDISAQHQLLTRVAQLIDNNTIHTTLGEHFGAITAVNLQKAHAQIETGRSVGKIVLEGF, from the coding sequence ATGAAAGCTATCGCCATTACCCGCGCCGAAACCGACGGCAGTAACATTGCATTTTTACAAGACATTGACCTGCCTACGCCGGTTGCCAAAGGGCATGACCTGCTGGTTGAGGTGAAAGCCATTTCTGTTAATCCTGTCGATACCAAAGTACGCGCAGGTTTCAACGCTGACACCCCACGAGTTCTGGGCTGGGATGCGGTCGGTGTGGTGAAATCCGTCGGTGAAGCAGTCACCCTGTTCGCACCTGGTGATGAAGTCTGGTACGCCGGCGCGCTGGGCCGTGCGGGCAGCAACAGCGAATTTCAGCTGGTCGACGAACGCATTGTCGCGCTGAAGCCTCAATCGCTGGATAACGCCTCTGCGGCAGCCCTACCGCTGACCGCCATCACTGCGTGGGAAATGCTGTTCGACCGCCTGAGCGTTAAGGAAAATGGCAACGAAGGCGACGTATTATTGATTGTCGGTGCTGCGGGTGGCGTCGGTTCCATCCTGACTCAACTGGCGAGCAAACTGACCCAAATGACCATCATCGGCACGGCATCTCGCCCAGAAAGCCAGAAATGGGTGCGTGAAGCAGGTGCACATCATGTGATCGATCACAGCAAGCCGCTGACGGATGAGCTGGCGCGGATAGGCATTAAAGAGGTGACACACGTTGCCAGCCTGAACAATACCGAACAGCACTATCAGCAGATTATTGCCGCCCTGGCACCGCAGGGCAAACTGGCGCTGATTGACGACCCAGAATTCCTTGATGCCCGCCCGCTGAAGGCCAAAAGCATTTCGCTGCACTGGGAATTTATGTTCACTCGCTCAATGTTTGAAACCCACGATATCAGTGCCCAACATCAGCTACTGACCCGCGTGGCGCAGTTGATCGACAACAATACGATCCACACAACGCTGGGCGAGCATTTTGGCGCGATCACGGCGGTGAATCTGCAAAAAGCTCACGCACAAATTGAAACCGGACGTTCGGTTGGCAAGATTGTTCTGGAGGGGTTTTAA
- a CDS encoding LysR family transcriptional regulator, with protein sequence MFRLEDLTLFVRAAALNSFSDAAREAGVQPAQVSSAIKRLESTLTIRLFARSTRSLRLTPEGEVWLPYARQMLDVMHAGLQKIQTPEDEISGTLQIAVPSDLGRNLLLPVFQSFRRRYPALRLRVFFSDQVTDVFKDPVDVAFRYGNNEDASYIALPVAPGNRRVLVASPEWVLQNGEPQKPDDLAQLNAMTFVLRGRLHDRWTFTRNGEVSSVQVNGTIMSDDAEVIRRLAITGEGVAYKSWLDVSEDVRDGRLQLLMPDYQGEKVPLNMICPHRQQLSTAVRLLHDAVKARCEMLMALPAGGV encoded by the coding sequence ATGTTCCGGCTTGAAGATCTCACGTTGTTTGTCCGCGCCGCGGCGCTGAACAGTTTTAGTGATGCAGCACGCGAAGCCGGCGTCCAGCCAGCTCAGGTCAGTTCTGCCATCAAGCGCCTGGAGTCTACGCTGACCATCCGTTTGTTTGCCCGTTCCACGCGCAGCCTGCGCCTGACGCCGGAGGGCGAAGTCTGGTTACCCTATGCCCGCCAGATGCTGGATGTGATGCATGCCGGGCTACAAAAAATTCAGACGCCGGAAGATGAGATTTCCGGCACGCTGCAAATTGCGGTGCCGTCCGATCTCGGGCGTAACCTGTTGCTACCGGTTTTCCAGTCATTTCGACGCCGCTATCCTGCTCTGCGGCTGCGGGTCTTTTTCTCTGATCAGGTGACGGATGTCTTCAAAGATCCCGTCGACGTGGCGTTTCGTTACGGCAACAACGAGGATGCATCTTACATCGCGCTGCCCGTGGCACCGGGTAACCGACGTGTGTTGGTGGCCTCTCCCGAATGGGTTTTGCAAAATGGCGAGCCGCAAAAACCGGATGATTTAGCGCAGTTGAACGCGATGACCTTCGTCTTACGCGGGCGACTCCATGACCGATGGACGTTTACGCGCAACGGCGAGGTCAGCAGCGTGCAAGTGAATGGCACCATTATGAGCGATGATGCCGAAGTGATCCGACGTCTGGCAATTACCGGAGAGGGGGTTGCGTATAAATCGTGGCTGGACGTGAGTGAAGATGTGCGCGATGGTCGATTGCAGCTACTGATGCCAGATTATCAGGGAGAAAAAGTCCCGCTGAATATGATTTGCCCACACCGTCAGCAGCTTTCAACGGCGGTACGACTGCTTCACGATGCCGTGAAGGCGCGGTGTGAAATGCTGATGGCACTCCCCGCAGGAGGCGTTTAA